A stretch of DNA from Flavobacteriaceae bacterium MAR_2009_75:
ATATTCTGTACGGCTTGGCCAGACGCACCTTTTAAGAGGTTGTCAATAGCAGAGGTAACCAACAAGGTATCGTTGTGTTTATGTAAATGCACATGGCACTGATTCGTATTTACCACCTGTTTCAGGTGAATCGGCTCATCTGCTATTTGCGTAAACAGGGCATCTTTATAAAAATCTTTGAAAAGCTCCACGGCTTCAGAAATCGTGCCCCCGAATTTGGTGTATGCCGTGGCAAGAATACCTCTTGTAAAGTTACCTCTATTCGGTAGAAACATTAACTCACCGGTTTCGGCTTGAAGCGAATTTAAACTTTCATTGATTTCTCCTAAGTGCTGATGTGTAAAGGGTTTGTACCAACTTACGTTATTGTTTCGCCAGCTAAAATGGGATGTTGCCGACGGACTCACACCTGCTCCGGTACTTCCAGTAACCGCATTAATATGTACGTCTTTGCCCAAAAGGTTTGCCTTTGCCAAGGGCAAAAGACCTAATTGTATGGCCGTTGCAAAACAACCCGGATTGGCAATATGGTGGGCTTGTTGAATCTCTTCTTTTTTAAGTTCCGCTAGCCCGTAGATAAATTGTTTTCCCTCGAAAACAGCATCTTTTTTGAGCCTAAAATCATTGCTAAGGTCAATGATTTTAGTAGTTTCGGAAAATTTGTTCTCTTGCAGAAATTTAGAAGAGTTGCCATGTCCCAAACATAGAAACACCACATCTACATCAGGGTTTACGACACCCGTAAATTGCATGTCGGTGGTGCCCAACAAATCAGGGTGCGCGGTCGTAACCTTTTTACCGGCCCGTGTGGTGCTAAAGACAAAATCTATTTCAGCGTCTGGGTGGTTTAAAAGAATTCGAATCAGTTCGCCACCCGTATACCCCGAACCTCCTATGATACCAGTTTTAATCATCGCTGGGGTTTACGTGGTTGTATATTTTTCCTGAATTGGAAAGTATTTTTATAAAGCCTTTGGCGTCGTCTGCCGTCCAACCTTTGTTCATCTCACCGTAGCTGCCAAAAGAGGCATTCATCAAATCATGTTTAGATGAAATACCGTTCAATCGATATTGAAATGGGTACAAGCCTACGAAGACATCACCCGAAACCGTTTTTTGGGTTTCGGTCAAAAAGACTTCGATATTACGCATCACCGCATCTAGATAATTGCCTTCATGCAATAACATACCATAAAAATTACCTTGCTGTTCTTTTTGAAACTGTTGCCATTTGGTCAAGGTGTGTTTCTCCAGTAAATGGTGGGCTTTAATGATAATCAAGGAAGCTGGTGCTTCAAAGCCTACTCTACCTTTGATGCCGATAATTGTATCTCCTACATGAATATCTCGTCCGATAGCATATTTAGATGCCAGGGCATCAAGCTTGATAATGTTATTTACAGGAGCGTCTTTTTTGTCGTCGATTGCAACCAACTCCCCTCTTTCGAAAGTTAATTTTATTTGTTGAGGTTCTTTTTCTTGTAATTGACTTGGGTAGGCCGAATCAGGTAATGGTTTTTCTGATGTTAGGGTTTCATCACCACCAACGGAAGTTCCCCAAAGTCCACGGTTTATAGAATACTTGGCTTTCTCCCATGGGTAATCGACCCCATTTTCTTTTAAATATTCAATTTCTTCTTCTCGCGCAAGTTTATTATCTCTAATCGGAGTGATGATTTCAATTTCCGGAGCGATAATCTGAAAAATCATATCGAACCTTACTTGGTCATTGCCGGCACCGGTACTACCGTGAGCGATGTATTCAGCGCCTATCTTCTTTGCGTAATTTACGATTTCGATGGCCTGTACTATTCTTTCGGCACTGACCGATAGGGGGTACGTATTGTTTTTAAGTACGTTGCCGAAAATCAGGTACTTTACAACCTTGTCATAAAAGGTTTGAACAGCGTCAATAGAGGTGTAAGAACTAGCGCCCAATTGTAGCGACTTCTCTTCAATTTCTGATATTTCTTCTTTAGAAAAGCCACCGGTATTTACACTTACGGCATGTACATCGTAGCCTTTTTCTTTTGATAAATATTTGGCACAATACGAGGTGTCTAATCCGCCACTATAGGCTAAAACTAATTTTTTCATTTTGAATTTTTCTTTAAGAACAAGCTTTCTTTAATACTCTTTAATCTTTCAAACCCTTTGCGGTTGGGTTTGCTTTTTTCTTCTGTTTTGGTTTTCGATTCTGGGTCGTAGAGCATGCCCGTACAGAGACACATTTTTTGTTCTGTACGCGTAAGTACGTCAAAGTTTTTACAGGTTTGGCAGCCTTTCCAGAATTCGGGGTCATCGGTCAATTCTGAAAAAGTGACCGGTTTGTAACCGAGTTCATAGTTCATCTTCATTACGGCCAAACCAGTAGTGATTCCGAAAATTTTGGCATTAGGAAATTTCTCTCTCGAGAGTTGAAAGATTCTATTTTTAATCTTTTTGGCCAAACCTTGATTTCTATAGTCAGGGTGAACAATAAGACCAGAGTTTGCAACGAATTTTTCATGCCCCCAAACTTCTATATAGCAGAAGCCTGCGAACTTATCGCCATCTAAGGCAATGACCGCGTTACCATTTTGTAAACGTTTCTGAATATACTCAGGAGTTCGTTTGGCAATACCGGTACCTCGAACCTTTGCAGATTCGGTTATGGTATCGCTTATTATGGTAGCGTATTTGAAATGTGATTCGTTAGCAATTAAAATTTTCATTGCTAGTCAAAATTAAACGGTAAATAAAAAAGGATTTTCGAAGTAGTGCGGAAATGGACTCACCTATTTCCATAAGATATTGGACACCCCTACGGGCGACGACGGTTATGAATCGGACGTACCGGAGCATCAATGCTCATAGTTACTGATGATATGTAGTTTTGTCCTTTCATTGGAAGGGTCAAATGTACAAGATTACGATGAAACCACAACAATTGACCTCTATTTTTTATGAAAAATAGTTTTTAGCCTACTAGAGTTGATAATTTCGTAAACGATAAATACATATACGGCAATATATTCAACAGTTAGCAACCAAAGGTTCTCTTTGAATTCTGGGTGAGAATATGCGAAGTAACTTAGGGTAGCCGCGGCAGACCAAATAATCGCAAATCGGTAATCTGCGAATATACCTAACACTACTAAAAATATGATGTACCATGGGTGAACGGTAGGGGTAATTAAATAATAGAGTGTCAGCGCCCAAAGCATAGAACTGACCAATACCGATAACTTTTCGTTTTTTCGGAAGAAGGTCAAAAGAAGAACTGCAAAAACAACTACAATTTTGGTAATCGTACCATACATCTTTATGAGTAACCAGGGTTTACCATCAAATTGCAATGCAATTTGTTTTACTGCATTGTAGAGCCCCGCATTAAATTCGAAGTTAGAGAACCACAAGCCCACCGTTTTAGAATAATTGGCAAAGAACTCTGGAGTATAGAAAGGCATAAAAAGCAAGATGCAGATAGCTAGAATAACCAAGTCGAAAATGGCGTTTTTCTTGATGCCTAGATGTTTGATAAAGAGCGGAAGAAAAATCAACGGTACTAGTTTTACGCAAATCGATAGCGCATAAGGTATAGCTGCCAATAACCATTTTTTAACCGACAACAAGTAGAGCGACCAAACGAAAAAGAATAACATTACCCCTTCAAAATGAAGATTTCCGGTAAGTTCAATGATGACTAGAGGGTTTAAGAAATACCAAAAAATAAGATGCGGTGAGAGATTTAGATTTTTAAGCAGTTTTCTTCCGAAGTAAACAATTCCGATATCGGAAAGTATAATCAAGATGCGCATAACTATAACAGAACCTAGAATGCTCTTTCCTCCGATAAGGGCAGCCAAAGAAAAAAACAATTGATTGAGTGGGGGGTAATTGCTGAAATGTTTTGCGCTCAGCTCACCCATGCCATTATATAAAGTATGGGCATTAGGTATTATTAAATTTTTTTGTTGAATTAATATATCTGGCACTGCGACATATGGGTTTGCCATATTCGCTACCAAGTGCCCGTCCCAAATAAAACGATAAAAATCTTGGGACAGATTGGGTTCTACCGTGAGAAATACCATTCGAAAAATAATGCCGATAATCAGTAGAAACTTAAGGTTCCATTTTTCAAAGCGTATGATTCTCAAACAGAGAAAAAAAAGCGCAGTAAAAAGGGTAATAAGTTTGATGAAATCAGTGCGAACGAGATGGTGGGCAAAAGAGTAATAAAAGGCTAAACTCACCAGTACCAAAAGAATCGGTATTTTATGAAGGTTCCAATATCTGGCAAGTCCGTTCGGCATTAATCCGCATTTTAATTGCAAGCGAAAAAATAAGAAAATTTAATGTAACGAAAGATTAAAATTGCACAAGGATCGTAAAGAAAAATTCTAAGCCCTGGCCGTAAGTGATTTAGTGAAAACAAACCCAAAACCTAAGAACAACATAAAATGAAATGGAAATAAGCCGAAGTCATTCAGGGGAATAGCGCTGTACATGCCAAAAAGAAAATAAATCATCAGCGCGGCCTCTAAAATCATATTCGGTGAAAGCTTTTTCGTCAAATATTTATTGCCTTTCCAAGAATCGGTAAGATTGTTGAGGTTGAATTTAGGGGTTCGAACAAATTCGCTGCGCTTGCCCATATGACCCTCTAGAACCGCAATCGAATTATGAAGTGAAAAACCGAGTGCTACCGAAAAGAAGGTGAAGAATATTTTGATATAATCGACAAAATTGTCAAAACTACTGCCCTGAATACTTTTATAGGTAAACCAATAGCATACAAATAAAATGATGGTGCTCAGAACAAAAAAGCTGAGCAGGTTAAATACCATGTCGAATTGTGGATAAAGAGCTTTTATATACATCGCAGGTATGCTCAGAATAGAGACTAAGAATACACATAAAAACATAGAGCTGTTCAACAGATGCATTACACCGTGAAACTTAGTTTTGAACGAAATGTTTTTTGCGGTGATCACGCTCAATACCGATTTTCTAAAGTTTTCCGCTCCGCCTTTATTCCATCTGAATTGTTGTGAACGAGCTGCACTTATTACTACGGGAAGCTCAGCTGGGGTTTCGACATCCTCCAAATATTTGAATTTCCAGTTTTTCAGTTGTGCCCTGTAACTTAGATCTAAGTCTTCGGTAAGAGTATCACCCTCCCAATTGCCTGCATCAATAATACATTTCTTGCGCCAGATGCCTGCAGTACCGTTGAAATTAATGAAGTGCCCCTTGGCATTTCTGCCTACTTGTTCTAAAGTAAAATGCGCATCAAGGGCAAATGCCTGTATACGGGTCAAGGTCGAGTATTCTCGGTTAATATGGCCCCATCGTGTTTGAACGACCCCAATTTCAGGGTCTTTGAAATAAATTACGGTCTTCTTTAACCAATCGCCCGATGGCATAAAATCGGCATCGAAAATGGCTATAAATTCACCCTTTGCAATTTCGAGGCCCTCTTTAAGTGCACCTGCTTTGAAACCTTTACGATTCTCCCTACAGATGTGTTGAATATCGAGCCCGGTCTGTTGCAGGGCTTTTACTCGAGCGGCGGTTTCGATTACCGAATCGTCGGTAGAATCATCAAGTACCTGTATTTCAAGTTTGCTCTTGGGATATTCTATTTTAGAAATGTTCTCTAAGAGACGTTCCATCACATATTCCTCATTGTAAACAGGAAGCTGAATGGTAACAAAAGGAATTTCTTTGGGGTCGAGAAGGTTGAATTTCGGAGCGGTCTGGTTTCGCCTTTTATAGCCTAAGTAATTGACCAGTAGATTCAACTGCGCAAGACTGTAAAAAAATATCAATAATAGCGCTATACTATATATGGCCAAGATGATATAAGAGATTAATAATCCCATATTATTTTATGCTGTATTTAAAAATCCAACCTAGAATTTTTATGCCTGCAAATATACTACCTTTTACGGTTCCTGAAACTTTAGACACTCCAATTCTTTTTTTGTAACGTACTGGTACTTCGGTATATGCTAATTTTTTTTTCAGAGCCTTTAATTGCATTTCCACCGTCCACCCATAGGTTTTATCCTCCATGTTCAGTAAGAGCAACTTATCATACCTTATGGCCCTAAACGGGCCTAAATCGGTAAATGTTGCCCCAAACATAACCTTCATTAAAAATGTGGCCAACCAATTGCCGAAAATTTGCTGCGGAGTCATACTCCCTTCTTCCCTTAGTCGCTTTACACGTGCTCCTATTACAAAATCAAAATCACCTTTGATAATTGGTGCCGTTAATTTGTCTAGCTCTTCGGGATAGTCTGAATAGTCTCCATCGAGAAATACGAGAATATCGGGTGCTTTGGATTGTTTCGATATATAATCCATTCCCTTTAGGCAGGCATGGCCGTAGCCCTTTCTGTTTTCTGACAATACCGTTGCCCCAGCGGCCGTCGCATTTTCGACAGTTTTGTCAGAAGAATTATTGTTGACCACCACAATTTCAGATACCGAATCAGGAATCTCTTTAATGACCTCGGCAATAGATTCCGCTTCGTTAAAGGCAGGTATAATTACCTTGATATCGGGCAACTTGTTAAGTTGGTTCGGCATTAATTTAAGTCTGATAAATTATTTTCTCGCTTAAAGCTGGCAAAACTAAACCATTCTTTGACTTTTTTTCCATTTTGATACTTTTCCGCAGAGGTAAGTTGTTCATCAAGGTACTTTAGGCAATATCCATTTTTCTTTCCGTTCTTCAATTGACATTTATGGTTCACCTTTCCGTTAGAGTCGTAAAAAAGCCACCAACCTGTTTTTGCTCCTTTTTGATAGTGCCCCTCTTGTACATGTTTTCCGGCTCGGTCATAAAAGTGCCAATATTTGGTGCGCTTATTACTTTGAAAGTGCCCTTCTTCGGATAATTTTCCATTAGGATGGTAGAATTTCCAATAATCGGCTTTGATTCCATTTTTGGTCCAACCTTCAGACTTAAGCTTTCCGTTATCGTAATACTCTTTTTGGTACGTGCCATTCTGTTCGGAAAAGCTTCCAAGAAAAAAAATAGTCAAAATGGCAAAAAACAGTCTACGGAGCATAATTTACTTGTTATTAATGAGATCCATCAAATCGACATCATTGCCCAATAAGACCTCTTTACTATCTATTCTTCCCTCTAAAGGCCCATTTTCCAATTTCAGAACACCGCGTGGGCAAACGGCAGAACAAATTCCGCATCCGACACAGCTAGACCGAACAATATTCGCCCCTTTTTGGGCGTAAGCACGTACATCGATACCCATTTCACAATAGGTCGAGCAATTTCCGCATGAAATACACTGACCACCATTAGTAGTAATACGAAACTTTGAGAACAGTCGCTGTTGAAAACCTAATATGGCAGCCATAGGGCAACCAAATCGGCACCAGACCCGATTGCCGAAAATAGGGTAGAACCCCGTACCTATAACCCCCGAAAAGATGCTACCTATAAGAAAAGCATATGTTGTTCTGAGCGTTTCGGCCTTGAACAGAAATACGTTGCCGTCTCCACTGAAAAAGTGAAACCCTACCAAGGCCATGATTGTTACAAAATAGCCTACGGCCCCGTATTGGGCGTCTTTTTGCAATTGTTCTCTTTTATAAATCATGACCCAAGCGAAAACTAAGGTCAGAATAACTGCAACACTTATGAGAAACGAAGTTTTTGTCAGCCAATATTTGCTTGTGTCATCACCCAGATATGAATAAATTACAGCGGTCGTCATGAGTGTTACAAAAACCACTACACTATGCACTACCCAACGCTCGACTTTCCATGCGAACTGGCTTTTGTCGCTCAAATGACGAAAGGGATCGCCCGCCGTTTCGGCTAGGCCACCGCAACCGCAGACCCAAGAGCAGTACCAGCGTTTACCGTATTTATAAGTGAGAATGGGAGTGATTACAAATATGGATAGAATACCGAAAATCAACAAAGCCAGACCAATATCGCCGGCATCGATGAAACTATTTACGCGGTAGCGCTCAAAGTTATAATAGTTCAGGGGCCATATGTTTTTTAGGTCGTAATAGGGCAGTGAAAACGTATCGCTGTTTAGCCGGGCCATAAACTCTGGAATTAAAAACGCGAAGGAGGTCTGAAAGAACATAACGCTCAACGTTCGTATTTTCTCGTATGAGTTATGACGATATTTCCATAGAAATTTGATGCCAAAGGCCAGAATAGCTATGGTATACAAGGTGCCGTAAACAAACCATTGGCTTGCGGGGTTACCACTCAATAATTTGCTTAAGGGGTCGAAGAGTGCAATAACGCCTGTATTGTCACCCTCTTTTACAAGACCTAAATACTGCGGATAAAAATATAATACAATATAAAACCCAGTGAGAAGAATACCTGCGATCCAGCCCCAAAATCCGCGGCTTGAGATAGACTTGAACATGACGCCATCATTTTTTATGCCCTTATGCTTTTGAGCATATGCAGCAACGGAAAACCACACTATACCCGCAGAAATTGCCACCAAAGAAATAGTTAACCAAAGTGCTTTGTTCGGAAAATTGACGTTGAACACGGCGAGGGTTAGAATGCCCAACCCTATAACGCCAATAAAAGTCGCCAATTTTTGTTGTAGATTCAATGCTTTTGGTGGTTCACCGGTAAGGGCCATGCTTCTGTCGTAAGTGCTCATGTATCTAAGTATTTATTATGGGTCTTATCGGTTATGCTCCGAGGCTTAAAATACGTTTCCAACTTTTTTTCTTGAGTTGAATGTTTTTATTCATTTCCAAATTGTATTTGCTCACAATATCCGATTCATATTGGGCATAGAATTCAGGGTCAAAGTTGGCGTCTTTTAGATGCTCGATAACATAATCGGCTTGTCGCTCATCAGTAAGCCATTGGTCAAAAACCTCATGTCTCATACGAATGCCAAAGGTGTTGATGCCTAGAAATTTACCGGAATCGGTATGATAAGAGAGCGTTATACAGATTTTCTCCGTTTCGTGTCTCCAATGAAAATGTGATTCATGCTCTTTTTTTCCATTTGTACTAAAAACCCAACCATAGGTTTGGTATTCGATATCAAGAAATTTGGCGGAATTGAACCAATGCCCAGGATTGTACTCGCGCTTTTTACCACATATAGTCTGGGCAAGTGTCTCACCCATCATGCGGCCTGTGTACCATACGGCTTCCACGGGTCTGCGATTACCAATGGCCTCGTGCTGTTCGGCGCAATCGCCAATCGCGTAAATATCTTCAATGTTCGTTTCTAGAAAGCGATTAACTTTAATGCCTTTATTCAATTCTATACCTGAATCTTTCAGAAAATCAATATTTGGAGTCACACCGGTTGAAAGTCCGACGATATCACAAGCTATTTCTTCGCCTGTTTCTTTTATGGTAATTGCCCTTACCTTTCCTTTTTCATCGGATAAAATTTCATCTAAGTTAACGCCGAGGCGCAAGTCGATATGATGCTCTAAAATATGTTCATTGATCATTTCAGATTCACCATCCGGTAGAACCCCGTTCCAAAAGCTTTTTTCACGCACCAAAAAGGTCACGGGTATTTCTCTGCTTCTTAGCATTTCGCATAGTTCGATGCCGATTAAACCGCCTCCCACGACCACGGCACGTTTACATACCTTGTTATTAGGGGCATTTTTTTCAAGCAAGTCTAGATCCTGTTTTGAGACCAGCCCCTGCACTCCTTCTAAATCTTGACCCGGCCACCCAAATTTGTTCGGTTTTGATCCGGTGGCTAAAATCAGCTTGTCATAGGTCACATCTTCTCCATTCTGAAGAATCAATCTTTTACCCTGATGGTCGACGCTTGTAACGTAATCGTTGATTAGGTCAATTCTGTTTTTTTCCCAGAACCAATCTTCGTAAGGTTTAATATGGTCGAACTTCATATGGCCCATGTAAACGTACATGAGAGCTGTACGTGAAAAAAAGTAATCGGTTTCTGCACTGACAATAACTATCTGCTTGTTCGATAGTTTTCTAATGTGCCGGGCTGCCGTAACACCGGCGATCCCATTTCCAATAATTAC
This window harbors:
- a CDS encoding N-acetyl-gamma-glutamyl-phosphate reductase → MIKTGIIGGSGYTGGELIRILLNHPDAEIDFVFSTTRAGKKVTTAHPDLLGTTDMQFTGVVNPDVDVVFLCLGHGNSSKFLQENKFSETTKIIDLSNDFRLKKDAVFEGKQFIYGLAELKKEEIQQAHHIANPGCFATAIQLGLLPLAKANLLGKDVHINAVTGSTGAGVSPSATSHFSWRNNNVSWYKPFTHQHLGEINESLNSLQAETGELMFLPNRGNFTRGILATAYTKFGGTISEAVELFKDFYKDALFTQIADEPIHLKQVVNTNQCHVHLHKHNDTLLVTSAIDNLLKGASGQAVQNMNLMFGFDEKAGLALKAGVF
- a CDS encoding argininosuccinate synthase — protein: MKKLVLAYSGGLDTSYCAKYLSKEKGYDVHAVSVNTGGFSKEEISEIEEKSLQLGASSYTSIDAVQTFYDKVVKYLIFGNVLKNNTYPLSVSAERIVQAIEIVNYAKKIGAEYIAHGSTGAGNDQVRFDMIFQIIAPEIEIITPIRDNKLAREEEIEYLKENGVDYPWEKAKYSINRGLWGTSVGGDETLTSEKPLPDSAYPSQLQEKEPQQIKLTFERGELVAIDDKKDAPVNNIIKLDALASKYAIGRDIHVGDTIIGIKGRVGFEAPASLIIIKAHHLLEKHTLTKWQQFQKEQQGNFYGMLLHEGNYLDAVMRNIEVFLTETQKTVSGDVFVGLYPFQYRLNGISSKHDLMNASFGSYGEMNKGWTADDAKGFIKILSNSGKIYNHVNPSDD
- a CDS encoding acetyltransferase (GNAT) family protein; this encodes MKILIANESHFKYATIISDTITESAKVRGTGIAKRTPEYIQKRLQNGNAVIALDGDKFAGFCYIEVWGHEKFVANSGLIVHPDYRNQGLAKKIKNRIFQLSREKFPNAKIFGITTGLAVMKMNYELGYKPVTFSELTDDPEFWKGCQTCKNFDVLTRTEQKMCLCTGMLYDPESKTKTEEKSKPNRKGFERLKSIKESLFLKKNSK
- a CDS encoding cellulose synthase/poly-beta-1,6-N-acetylglucosamine synthase-like glycosyltransferase; its protein translation is MGLLISYIILAIYSIALLLIFFYSLAQLNLLVNYLGYKRRNQTAPKFNLLDPKEIPFVTIQLPVYNEEYVMERLLENISKIEYPKSKLEIQVLDDSTDDSVIETAARVKALQQTGLDIQHICRENRKGFKAGALKEGLEIAKGEFIAIFDADFMPSGDWLKKTVIYFKDPEIGVVQTRWGHINREYSTLTRIQAFALDAHFTLEQVGRNAKGHFINFNGTAGIWRKKCIIDAGNWEGDTLTEDLDLSYRAQLKNWKFKYLEDVETPAELPVVISAARSQQFRWNKGGAENFRKSVLSVITAKNISFKTKFHGVMHLLNSSMFLCVFLVSILSIPAMYIKALYPQFDMVFNLLSFFVLSTIILFVCYWFTYKSIQGSSFDNFVDYIKIFFTFFSVALGFSLHNSIAVLEGHMGKRSEFVRTPKFNLNNLTDSWKGNKYLTKKLSPNMILEAALMIYFLFGMYSAIPLNDFGLFPFHFMLFLGFGFVFTKSLTARA
- a CDS encoding glycosyltransferase involved in cell wall biosynthesis, encoding MPNQLNKLPDIKVIIPAFNEAESIAEVIKEIPDSVSEIVVVNNNSSDKTVENATAAGATVLSENRKGYGHACLKGMDYISKQSKAPDILVFLDGDYSDYPEELDKLTAPIIKGDFDFVIGARVKRLREEGSMTPQQIFGNWLATFLMKVMFGATFTDLGPFRAIRYDKLLLLNMEDKTYGWTVEMQLKALKKKLAYTEVPVRYKKRIGVSKVSGTVKGSIFAGIKILGWIFKYSIK
- a CDS encoding MORN repeat protein translates to MLRRLFFAILTIFFLGSFSEQNGTYQKEYYDNGKLKSEGWTKNGIKADYWKFYHPNGKLSEEGHFQSNKRTKYWHFYDRAGKHVQEGHYQKGAKTGWWLFYDSNGKVNHKCQLKNGKKNGYCLKYLDEQLTSAEKYQNGKKVKEWFSFASFKRENNLSDLN
- a CDS encoding 4Fe-4S binding protein, whose product is MSTYDRSMALTGEPPKALNLQQKLATFIGVIGLGILTLAVFNVNFPNKALWLTISLVAISAGIVWFSVAAYAQKHKGIKNDGVMFKSISSRGFWGWIAGILLTGFYIVLYFYPQYLGLVKEGDNTGVIALFDPLSKLLSGNPASQWFVYGTLYTIAILAFGIKFLWKYRHNSYEKIRTLSVMFFQTSFAFLIPEFMARLNSDTFSLPYYDLKNIWPLNYYNFERYRVNSFIDAGDIGLALLIFGILSIFVITPILTYKYGKRWYCSWVCGCGGLAETAGDPFRHLSDKSQFAWKVERWVVHSVVVFVTLMTTAVIYSYLGDDTSKYWLTKTSFLISVAVILTLVFAWVMIYKREQLQKDAQYGAVGYFVTIMALVGFHFFSGDGNVFLFKAETLRTTYAFLIGSIFSGVIGTGFYPIFGNRVWCRFGCPMAAILGFQQRLFSKFRITTNGGQCISCGNCSTYCEMGIDVRAYAQKGANIVRSSCVGCGICSAVCPRGVLKLENGPLEGRIDSKEVLLGNDVDLMDLINNK
- a CDS encoding pyridine nucleotide-disulfide oxidoreductase — encoded protein: MDKIVIIGNGIAGVTAARHIRKLSNKQIVIVSAETDYFFSRTALMYVYMGHMKFDHIKPYEDWFWEKNRIDLINDYVTSVDHQGKRLILQNGEDVTYDKLILATGSKPNKFGWPGQDLEGVQGLVSKQDLDLLEKNAPNNKVCKRAVVVGGGLIGIELCEMLRSREIPVTFLVREKSFWNGVLPDGESEMINEHILEHHIDLRLGVNLDEILSDEKGKVRAITIKETGEEIACDIVGLSTGVTPNIDFLKDSGIELNKGIKVNRFLETNIEDIYAIGDCAEQHEAIGNRRPVEAVWYTGRMMGETLAQTICGKKREYNPGHWFNSAKFLDIEYQTYGWVFSTNGKKEHESHFHWRHETEKICITLSYHTDSGKFLGINTFGIRMRHEVFDQWLTDERQADYVIEHLKDANFDPEFYAQYESDIVSKYNLEMNKNIQLKKKSWKRILSLGA